A genomic window from Rhizobium sp. EC-SD404 includes:
- a CDS encoding ATP12 family protein, translated as MRDIFAELADGQLSDPDPVRRAQKQMLKPLPKRFYKQAGFAEHDEGGFLVTLDGRPVRTPARLLLTLPSAVTAEKTAAEWDAQAETIDPATMPLTRLANTAIDGIAQDTQAVAEDVLRFAGTDLICYRAGGPERLVERQSEEWDPVLDWAQAELAARFVLAEGVMHVAQPRETLAAFGAALKGFTVPLDLAALHLATSLTGSALIAMALAKGALAPDEAWEKAHLDENWNAELWGEDYEAAKRRESRRRDFDAAAFVLLARRDG; from the coding sequence ATACGCGACATCTTCGCGGAGCTTGCCGACGGGCAGTTGAGCGACCCGGATCCGGTGCGGCGCGCGCAGAAGCAGATGCTGAAGCCGCTGCCGAAGCGCTTCTACAAGCAGGCCGGGTTCGCCGAGCATGACGAGGGCGGCTTCCTCGTGACGCTCGACGGGCGACCGGTGCGCACGCCGGCACGGCTGTTGCTGACGCTGCCGAGCGCCGTGACCGCCGAGAAGACGGCGGCCGAATGGGACGCGCAGGCAGAGACGATCGACCCCGCGACGATGCCGCTGACGCGGCTTGCCAATACCGCAATCGACGGAATTGCGCAGGACACGCAGGCCGTGGCCGAGGATGTGCTGCGTTTCGCCGGCACCGACCTCATCTGCTATCGCGCGGGCGGGCCGGAGCGGCTGGTGGAACGCCAGAGCGAGGAATGGGACCCGGTGCTGGACTGGGCGCAGGCGGAGCTTGCGGCGCGCTTCGTGCTTGCCGAAGGCGTGATGCATGTGGCGCAGCCGCGCGAGACGCTGGCCGCCTTCGGCGCGGCGCTCAAGGGCTTTACCGTGCCGCTCGATCTTGCGGCACTGCATCTGGCGACGAGCCTAACGGGCTCGGCGCTGATCGCCATGGCGCTGGCCAAAGGCGCGCTTGCGCCCGACGAGGCGTGGGAAAAGGCGCATCTCGACGAGAACTGGAATGCCGAGCTGTGGGGCGAGGATTACGAAGCGGCCAAGCGCAGGGAAAGCCGTCGGCGCGATTTCGATGCCGCTGCTTTCGTCCTGCTTGCCAGACGGGACGGTTGA
- a CDS encoding acyl-CoA carboxylase subunit beta, translating to MKHVLVELEERRAKAKLGGGEARIAAQHAKGKLTARERIECFLDEGSFEEFDMFVEHRSTDFGMQDSKISGDGVVTGWGTVNGRTVFIFAKDFTVFGGSLSEAHAEKVIKLQDMALKNRAPIIGLYDAGGARIQEGVAALGGYAEIFQRNVLASGVIPQISVIMGPCAGGDVYSPAMTDFIFMVRDTSYMFVTGPDVVKTVTNETVSAEQLGGASIHTTKSSIADGAFDNDVEALLQMRRLIDLLPQSNTSDVPEIDNYQSVDEMDASLDTLIPDNANKPYDIKELIVKVIDEGDFFEIQAAFAKNIVCGFGRVEGRTVGFVANQPMVLAGVLDSDASRKAARFVRFCDCFNIPIVTFVDVPGFLPGTAQEYGGLIKHGAKLLFAYGEATVPKVTVITRKAYGGAYDVMASKHLRGDINYAWPTAQIAVMGAKGAVEIIFRKDMADPDKIAAHTKMYEDRFLSPFVAAERGYIDEVIMPHSTRKRIARGLRMLRNKSLSNPWKKHDNIPL from the coding sequence TTGAAACACGTGCTGGTGGAGCTTGAGGAGCGGCGGGCGAAAGCCAAGCTCGGCGGCGGCGAGGCGCGGATCGCGGCCCAGCACGCCAAGGGCAAGCTGACGGCGCGCGAGCGCATCGAATGCTTCCTCGACGAAGGCTCGTTCGAGGAGTTCGACATGTTCGTCGAACATCGCTCCACCGATTTCGGCATGCAGGACAGCAAGATCTCCGGCGACGGCGTCGTCACCGGCTGGGGCACGGTGAACGGCCGTACGGTCTTCATTTTCGCCAAGGATTTCACGGTGTTCGGCGGGTCTCTTTCCGAGGCGCATGCGGAAAAGGTGATCAAGCTTCAGGACATGGCGCTGAAGAACCGGGCGCCGATCATCGGGCTTTACGATGCCGGCGGCGCGCGCATTCAGGAAGGCGTGGCGGCACTTGGCGGCTATGCGGAAATCTTCCAGCGCAACGTGCTCGCCTCGGGCGTCATCCCGCAGATTTCGGTGATCATGGGGCCATGCGCGGGCGGCGACGTCTATTCGCCGGCGATGACCGACTTCATCTTCATGGTGCGCGACACGTCCTACATGTTCGTGACCGGGCCGGACGTGGTGAAGACCGTGACGAACGAGACGGTGAGCGCCGAACAGCTCGGCGGCGCCTCGATCCACACGACGAAATCCTCCATCGCCGACGGCGCCTTCGACAACGATGTCGAAGCGCTGCTGCAGATGCGCCGGCTGATCGACCTCCTGCCGCAATCCAACACATCCGACGTGCCGGAGATCGACAATTACCAGAGCGTCGACGAGATGGACGCGTCGCTCGACACGCTGATCCCGGACAATGCCAACAAGCCCTACGACATCAAAGAATTGATCGTCAAAGTGATCGACGAAGGCGATTTTTTCGAGATCCAGGCGGCGTTTGCCAAGAACATCGTCTGCGGGTTCGGCCGCGTGGAAGGCCGGACCGTCGGCTTCGTCGCCAACCAGCCGATGGTGCTGGCCGGCGTGCTCGACAGCGACGCCTCCCGGAAGGCCGCGCGGTTCGTGCGCTTTTGCGACTGCTTCAACATCCCGATCGTCACCTTCGTCGACGTGCCGGGCTTCTTGCCGGGTACGGCGCAGGAATATGGCGGGCTGATCAAGCACGGCGCCAAGCTGCTCTTCGCCTATGGCGAGGCGACGGTACCGAAGGTGACCGTCATCACCCGCAAGGCCTATGGCGGCGCCTACGACGTGATGGCCTCCAAGCACCTGCGCGGCGACATCAACTATGCCTGGCCGACCGCCCAGATCGCCGTGATGGGCGCCAAGGGCGCCGTCGAGATCATCTTCCGCAAGGACATGGCCGACCCTGACAAGATCGCCGCTCATACGAAGATGTACGAAGACCGCTTCCTCTCACCCTTCGTCGCCGCCGAGCGCGGCTATATCGACGAGGTGATCATGCCGCACTCAACCCGCAAGCGGATCGCGCGGGGGCTGAGGATGCTCAGGAACAAGAGTTTGAGCAATCCGTGGAAGAAGCACGACAATATTCCGTTATGA
- the fghA gene encoding S-formylglutathione hydrolase codes for MKTVSQTKAHGGIQGVYSHASTATKCEMTFAVFVPPLADGAKAPVLWYLSGLTCTHQNVMDKGEYRRLAAELGLIIVCPDTSPRGDDVADEPDNWQFGKGAGFYVDATEAPYSAHYRMYSYILDELTALIAAEFPAADMDRQGVFGHSMGGHGALVMALRNADRFKSCSAFAPIVQPSTADWSKGALEKYLGADQAAWRSYDATALIEDGQRFGEFLVDQGDADGFLQDGLRPWLLEAACKAANIPLQLRMQPGYDHSYAFISTFMDDHLRWHRARL; via the coding sequence ATGAAAACCGTTTCGCAGACCAAGGCCCATGGCGGCATCCAGGGCGTCTATTCCCACGCCTCCACTGCGACCAAGTGCGAAATGACCTTTGCCGTCTTCGTGCCGCCGCTGGCTGATGGCGCAAAGGCTCCGGTGCTCTGGTACCTGTCCGGCCTCACCTGCACCCACCAAAACGTCATGGACAAGGGCGAGTATCGCCGGCTTGCCGCCGAACTCGGCCTCATCATCGTGTGCCCGGACACGAGCCCGCGCGGCGACGATGTGGCCGACGAGCCCGACAACTGGCAGTTCGGCAAGGGTGCAGGCTTTTACGTCGATGCGACCGAGGCGCCCTATTCCGCGCATTACCGGATGTACAGCTACATACTGGACGAGTTGACGGCCCTCATCGCCGCCGAATTCCCCGCAGCCGACATGGACCGTCAGGGAGTCTTCGGCCACTCCATGGGCGGACACGGCGCGCTGGTCATGGCGCTGCGCAATGCAGACCGCTTCAAATCATGCTCGGCCTTCGCGCCGATCGTGCAGCCGAGCACGGCCGACTGGTCGAAAGGCGCGTTGGAGAAATATCTCGGCGCCGATCAGGCTGCCTGGCGCAGCTACGATGCCACGGCCCTCATCGAAGACGGCCAGCGCTTCGGCGAGTTTCTGGTCGACCAGGGCGATGCGGATGGATTTCTGCAAGATGGCCTCCGCCCCTGGCTCCTGGAAGCCGCCTGCAAGGCCGCGAACATCCCACTGCAGCTTCGCATGCAGCCGGGCTACGACCACTCTTATGCCTTCATCTCCACCTTCATGGACGATCATCTGCGCTGGCATCGTGCACGGCTCTAG
- the crcB gene encoding fluoride efflux transporter CrcB has translation MVHTLLVALGGGLGAALRHLTNLAALRLLGPNFPFGTLAVNVIGSFLMGVLVEVVARRFGASAELRLFLATGVLGGYTTFSAFSLDTIVLWERGAPGVAVAYVGLSVLLSLAAIIGGLWLARTVF, from the coding sequence ATGGTTCACACGCTTCTCGTTGCGCTCGGTGGAGGGCTTGGCGCCGCGCTTCGCCATCTTACCAATCTTGCCGCGCTCAGGCTGCTCGGTCCGAACTTTCCTTTCGGCACGCTGGCGGTCAACGTCATCGGCTCGTTCCTGATGGGCGTGCTGGTGGAGGTGGTGGCGCGGCGCTTCGGCGCATCGGCGGAATTGCGGCTCTTCCTTGCCACGGGCGTGCTCGGCGGCTACACGACCTTTTCCGCCTTCTCGCTGGACACGATCGTTCTCTGGGAGCGTGGCGCCCCGGGTGTTGCCGTCGCCTATGTGGGATTGAGTGTCTTGCTCTCGCTTGCCGCGATCATCGGCGGGCTCTGGCTGGCGCGGACGGTTTTCTGA
- a CDS encoding cobalamin B12-binding domain-containing protein: MIENQVVPRLLIAESAALRQPHETATDMSRPSARDVNELLHIVVEADTAACVEYLQSRRIKGMQLETVYLGLLAPVAHRLGLMWERDELSFIDVTVGLARLQSLVHELTSESCYGALNQDASRRIVLAAARNEQHAFGLLIVAEFLRLAGWEVDGGPDVESGAPLVRMVGQEWYAVVGLSVGFEEHVDATRADIGKVRARSRNGRVGILAGGAAFSRDPAQAERMGADALARDGREAVVKAEALRAAYA, encoded by the coding sequence GTGATCGAAAATCAGGTCGTACCGCGCCTTCTCATTGCCGAAAGCGCAGCCCTGCGTCAGCCGCATGAGACCGCGACCGACATGTCGAGGCCCTCGGCCCGCGACGTCAACGAATTGCTGCATATCGTGGTCGAGGCCGACACGGCCGCCTGCGTCGAGTATCTGCAAAGCCGCCGCATCAAGGGCATGCAGCTCGAAACGGTCTATCTCGGCCTGCTCGCGCCGGTGGCACACCGTCTCGGCCTCATGTGGGAGCGCGATGAACTGAGCTTCATCGATGTGACGGTGGGGCTGGCCCGTCTGCAGTCGCTTGTCCATGAGCTGACGAGCGAGAGTTGCTACGGCGCCCTCAACCAGGATGCCTCCCGCCGCATCGTGCTCGCCGCCGCGCGCAACGAACAGCACGCTTTCGGGCTGCTGATCGTCGCCGAATTCCTGCGCCTTGCGGGCTGGGAGGTCGATGGCGGTCCGGATGTCGAAAGCGGCGCGCCGCTCGTACGCATGGTCGGCCAGGAATGGTACGCGGTCGTCGGCCTGTCCGTCGGTTTCGAGGAGCATGTGGACGCGACCCGCGCCGATATCGGCAAGGTTCGTGCGCGCTCGCGCAACGGCCGGGTGGGCATTCTCGCCGGCGGCGCCGCCTTCTCGCGAGATCCGGCCCAGGCCGAACGCATGGGTGCCGATGCACTCGCCCGCGACGGCCGTGAAGCCGTCGTGAAGGCAGAGGCGCTACGCGCCGCTTACGCCTGA
- a CDS encoding YaiI/YqxD family protein produces MGDQNPIIYVDADACPVKPEILKVAERHGVKTVFVANSGLRPSRDPMIVNVIVSASFDAADDWIAETVRPGDIVVTADVPLAGRCVEAGAHVTGPTGRIFDHTTIGMATAMRDLGQHLRESGAIKGYNPSFSQRDRSAFLETLDRLLRRAMSDRSR; encoded by the coding sequence ATGGGCGATCAGAACCCGATCATCTATGTGGACGCCGATGCGTGCCCGGTGAAGCCCGAGATCCTCAAGGTCGCCGAGCGCCACGGGGTCAAGACGGTGTTCGTCGCCAATTCCGGCTTGCGGCCTTCGCGCGACCCGATGATCGTCAACGTCATAGTTTCGGCAAGCTTCGATGCGGCCGACGACTGGATCGCGGAGACCGTCAGGCCCGGAGATATCGTGGTGACCGCGGACGTGCCGCTTGCCGGGCGCTGCGTGGAAGCCGGCGCCCATGTCACGGGCCCGACGGGACGCATCTTCGACCATACGACGATCGGCATGGCCACGGCGATGCGCGATCTCGGCCAGCACCTGCGCGAATCGGGTGCGATCAAGGGCTACAATCCGTCATTCTCCCAGCGCGACCGTTCCGCCTTTCTGGAAACGCTCGACCGGCTCCTTCGTCGGGCTATGTCCGATCGGTCGAGATGA
- a CDS encoding RluA family pseudouridine synthase, whose product MASVEQRKVDGDEAGMRLDRWFKQHYPGLGFGQLQKLLRSGQIRVDGGRVKSDTRVQPGQMVRVPPLGVDEKKTGPISPRAVRSAPDHELLSQMLIYEDPKVYVFNKPAGLAVQGGSGLSRHVDGMLEVWRNKKGEKPRLVHRLDRETSGVLVVARTRGAAQALTAAFRERTTKKTYWALVRGVPKKREDKISTWLVKEATADGDRMRVAKHGEPDADHAVTYYRIIEQAAQNLAWLEMEPYTGRTHQLRVHANHIGHPILGDPKYFDADDNWTLPGGMQNRLHLHARRIIIPNPAGGSIDVTAELPPHMVQSFNLIGFDEAEGATD is encoded by the coding sequence ATGGCAAGCGTCGAGCAACGCAAGGTGGACGGCGACGAAGCGGGCATGCGGCTCGACCGCTGGTTCAAGCAGCATTATCCTGGCCTCGGCTTCGGGCAACTGCAAAAGCTTCTGCGCTCCGGCCAGATCCGCGTCGATGGTGGCCGGGTGAAATCCGACACGCGGGTGCAGCCTGGCCAGATGGTGCGCGTGCCGCCGCTCGGCGTGGACGAGAAGAAGACCGGGCCGATTTCGCCGCGCGCCGTGCGTTCGGCGCCCGACCACGAGCTTTTGAGCCAGATGCTGATCTACGAGGACCCCAAGGTCTACGTGTTCAACAAACCGGCCGGGCTTGCGGTGCAGGGCGGTTCCGGCCTGTCGCGCCATGTGGACGGCATGCTGGAAGTGTGGCGCAACAAGAAAGGCGAGAAGCCGCGCCTCGTCCACCGGCTCGACCGCGAGACCTCCGGCGTGCTGGTCGTCGCCCGCACGCGCGGCGCGGCGCAGGCGCTGACGGCGGCGTTTCGGGAGCGCACGACCAAGAAGACCTATTGGGCGCTGGTGCGCGGCGTGCCGAAGAAGCGCGAAGACAAGATTTCGACCTGGCTGGTGAAGGAAGCGACGGCGGACGGCGACCGGATGCGCGTGGCTAAGCACGGCGAGCCCGATGCCGACCATGCGGTGACCTATTACCGGATCATCGAGCAGGCGGCGCAGAACCTCGCCTGGCTGGAGATGGAGCCCTATACGGGCCGCACGCACCAGCTGCGCGTCCACGCCAACCACATCGGCCACCCGATCCTCGGCGATCCGAAATATTTCGATGCGGATGACAACTGGACGCTGCCGGGCGGCATGCAGAACCGGCTGCATCTGCACGCGCGGCGGATCATCATTCCAAACCCCGCGGGTGGATCGATCGACGTGACGGCGGAACTGCCGCCGCACATGGTGCAGAGCTTCAACCTCATCGGCTTCGACGAGGCAGAAGGCGCAACGGACTGA
- a CDS encoding DUF1217 domain-containing protein, translating into MLSTYLSYNLIDRDMSRSIGRVSDDAVVAREAQYYRETIGKISSVEEFLDDYRVYSYAMKAYGLEEMTYARAFMQQVLESDLSDEDSFANKLEDERYRTFAQAFSFAGNAAAQVKPDIQSDQQTEDLIGLYDVSVQNAGRVYAAEFENYKARIGQITNVDEFLADQRLVEVALQANVIDTQYYSASFLRDVLTSDLDDPTSFVNRPENSDYLSLAQAFNFQADGSLAAGVPAQDAEQVRKITEDYLFDVPDRIVPLAAELMTDYFNEKIATVASVDDLLADPRLVDYLWTSYDQPASLTRRADIRAALTSDLSDPTSFANTTQNGALRAMAGLFNFGTDGQATGPAQTAEQTTSLNRTFLANYDNAGERRDDTRESVFRAAMETVGTLDALMRDPSLYNYMMQAYGLDPVTESRDAVKRALTSDLTDPNSFANQPRNARFREIASAFNFGADGLPTTARRAQSESQFNAFTTDYMERAETLGLTSDEAAEEIRYYREQIAQVGSIDELLADERVVSILLQSQGYDPELIDARTLRDVLLSDVEDPESFVNTQPDRSLRLLAASFNFNPDGTIAREVAGNVQSVADIIQTEEFYLRQTLEEEAGLENEGVRLALYFKRMAGEINNAFDILADPALQQVVRIALGLPEEIAQSDIDAQARMIEDRLDIATLSDPRELDKFITQFSALYDMENSNFADPALTLFSGDAGSALGADMLSSLAQVSRRGF; encoded by the coding sequence ATGCTGTCGACCTATCTCAGTTACAACCTCATCGACCGTGACATGTCGCGCAGCATCGGGCGGGTTTCGGATGATGCGGTGGTGGCGCGCGAGGCGCAGTATTATCGCGAGACGATCGGCAAGATTTCCTCGGTTGAGGAGTTTCTCGACGATTACCGGGTCTACTCTTACGCGATGAAGGCCTACGGGCTGGAGGAGATGACCTATGCGCGCGCCTTCATGCAGCAGGTACTGGAAAGCGATCTCTCCGATGAGGATAGCTTTGCCAACAAGCTGGAGGACGAGCGCTATCGCACCTTTGCCCAGGCGTTTTCCTTTGCCGGCAATGCGGCGGCGCAGGTCAAGCCGGACATCCAGTCCGACCAGCAGACCGAGGATCTGATCGGGCTCTACGATGTGAGCGTGCAAAATGCCGGGCGTGTCTATGCGGCGGAGTTCGAGAACTACAAGGCGCGCATCGGCCAGATCACCAATGTCGACGAGTTCCTCGCAGACCAGCGGCTGGTCGAGGTGGCGCTTCAGGCCAATGTGATCGACACGCAGTACTATTCGGCGTCGTTTTTGCGCGACGTGCTGACGAGCGATCTGGATGATCCGACAAGTTTTGTGAACCGGCCTGAGAATTCGGATTATCTGTCGCTGGCACAGGCGTTCAATTTCCAGGCGGACGGGTCGCTTGCGGCAGGCGTTCCGGCGCAGGATGCCGAGCAGGTGCGCAAGATCACCGAGGACTATCTGTTCGACGTGCCCGACCGGATCGTGCCGCTCGCGGCGGAACTGATGACCGACTATTTCAACGAGAAGATCGCGACCGTTGCCAGCGTGGACGATCTGCTCGCCGATCCGCGTCTCGTCGATTATCTCTGGACGTCTTACGACCAGCCGGCTTCGCTGACGCGGCGCGCCGATATCCGTGCGGCGCTGACGAGCGATCTCTCCGATCCGACGAGTTTCGCCAACACGACGCAGAACGGTGCGCTGCGCGCGATGGCCGGGCTCTTTAACTTCGGTACAGACGGCCAGGCGACCGGGCCGGCGCAGACGGCCGAGCAGACGACGTCGCTCAACCGGACCTTTCTAGCCAATTACGACAATGCCGGCGAGCGGCGCGACGATACCCGCGAAAGCGTGTTCCGCGCGGCCATGGAGACAGTGGGAACGCTCGATGCGCTGATGCGCGACCCTTCACTCTACAATTACATGATGCAGGCCTATGGCCTTGATCCGGTGACGGAATCCAGGGACGCGGTTAAGCGCGCGCTGACCAGCGATCTGACCGATCCGAACAGCTTCGCCAACCAGCCCCGCAATGCGCGTTTCCGCGAAATAGCCTCGGCCTTCAACTTCGGCGCTGACGGGCTGCCGACGACGGCGCGTCGCGCGCAATCGGAATCGCAGTTCAATGCTTTCACCACCGACTATATGGAGCGCGCCGAAACGCTGGGGCTTACCAGCGACGAGGCGGCGGAGGAGATCCGGTATTATCGCGAGCAGATCGCGCAGGTCGGATCGATCGACGAGCTTTTGGCCGACGAGCGCGTGGTTTCGATTCTGCTGCAGAGCCAGGGCTACGATCCGGAGTTGATCGACGCGCGCACGCTGCGCGACGTGCTGCTCAGCGATGTCGAGGACCCGGAAAGCTTCGTCAACACGCAACCGGACCGGAGCCTGCGGTTGCTTGCGGCGAGCTTCAACTTCAATCCGGACGGGACGATCGCGCGCGAAGTGGCGGGCAACGTGCAGTCCGTGGCGGATATCATCCAGACCGAGGAGTTCTACCTGCGCCAGACGCTGGAAGAAGAGGCGGGGCTGGAGAACGAGGGCGTGCGGCTCGCGCTCTACTTCAAGCGCATGGCGGGCGAGATCAACAATGCCTTCGACATCTTGGCCGATCCGGCGCTGCAGCAGGTGGTGCGCATAGCGCTTGGTCTGCCCGAGGAGATCGCGCAGTCAGACATCGACGCGCAGGCGCGCATGATCGAGGACCGTCTGGATATCGCGACGCTGTCGGATCCGCGTGAACTGGACAAGTTCATCACGCAGTTCAGCGCGCTCTACGACATGGAGAATTCGAATTTCGCCGATCCGGCGCTGACGCTCTTTTCGGGTGATGCAGGCTCGGCGCTCGGTGCGGACATGCTGAGCAGCCTCGCCCAGGTCAGCCGGCGCGGCTTTTAG
- a CDS encoding alcohol dehydrogenase catalytic domain-containing protein produces MTSGNRVITYVGPKKVELRTYDYPKLVDPKGNKTPHGAILQIVTTNICGSDQHIYRGRFPAPSGMVLGHEMTGEVIETGPDVHFIKKGDLCSVPFNVSCGRCRNCKEGHTDTCMNVNDELDCGAYGFNLGGWQGGQSDYLMVPFADWNLLRFPDKDQAMAKIKDLTLLSDILPTGFHGCIQAGVKPGATVYIAGAGPVGRCAAASAHLLGASCIIVGDTNSERLALVKSAGYETVDVSSDTPLADQIEAILGHREVDCGVDAVGFEAHGNGPGAGEDPAAVLNSMIEIVRANGAVGAPGIYTAGDSEAIDADAKAGRYRIDFGKAWIKSPHISAGQAPIMHYNRDLMMAILWDRMPYLGKLVNVEVIPLEGAADAYRIFDQGSSKKFVIDPHNATKLAA; encoded by the coding sequence GTGACATCAGGCAATCGGGTCATCACCTATGTGGGACCGAAAAAAGTTGAGTTGCGAACCTACGACTATCCCAAACTCGTCGATCCCAAAGGCAACAAGACGCCTCATGGGGCGATTCTACAGATCGTCACCACCAACATCTGCGGCAGCGACCAGCATATCTACCGCGGCCGGTTTCCCGCTCCGTCGGGCATGGTGCTCGGCCATGAGATGACCGGGGAAGTGATCGAGACGGGCCCCGACGTGCATTTCATCAAAAAAGGCGACCTCTGCTCGGTCCCGTTCAACGTCTCGTGCGGGCGGTGCCGCAATTGCAAGGAGGGCCATACCGACACCTGCATGAACGTCAACGATGAGCTCGATTGCGGCGCTTACGGGTTCAATCTCGGCGGCTGGCAAGGCGGACAGTCCGACTATCTCATGGTTCCTTTCGCCGACTGGAACCTGCTTCGCTTCCCCGACAAGGATCAGGCGATGGCCAAGATCAAGGATCTGACCTTGCTCTCCGACATTCTGCCGACCGGCTTCCACGGCTGCATCCAGGCAGGCGTCAAACCCGGTGCGACCGTCTATATCGCAGGTGCAGGGCCGGTCGGTCGGTGCGCCGCCGCCTCCGCCCATCTCCTCGGCGCCTCCTGCATCATCGTGGGCGATACCAACAGCGAGCGGCTCGCTCTGGTCAAGAGCGCCGGATACGAGACGGTTGATGTGTCTTCTGACACGCCACTCGCCGACCAGATCGAGGCCATCCTCGGCCACCGGGAGGTGGATTGCGGCGTCGATGCCGTCGGCTTCGAAGCGCATGGGAACGGACCCGGCGCCGGAGAGGATCCAGCCGCCGTGCTCAACTCGATGATCGAAATCGTTCGCGCCAACGGCGCCGTCGGCGCGCCCGGCATTTATACGGCGGGAGACTCCGAAGCTATCGACGCGGATGCCAAGGCCGGGAGGTATCGCATCGACTTCGGCAAGGCTTGGATCAAATCGCCTCACATCTCCGCCGGACAAGCACCGATCATGCACTACAACCGTGATTTGATGATGGCCATTCTTTGGGATCGGATGCCGTACCTCGGAAAGCTCGTCAACGTCGAGGTCATCCCCCTCGAAGGGGCTGCTGATGCGTACCGGATTTTCGACCAGGGCTCGTCCAAGAAGTTCGTGATCGATCCGCACAACGCGACGAAACTCGCCGCCTGA
- a CDS encoding type 1 glutamine amidotransferase domain-containing protein produces the protein MASDTLKGLNVAILVTDGFEEVEMTEPRKALDEAGAKTSLISPKPQNVRAWDFTDWSNSYPVDVPLASANPQDYDALLLPGGVINPDTLRADAKAVAFAKAFFDAKKPVASICHGPWTIIETGAASGRRMTSWPSLATDLKNAGANWVDEEVVVDQGLVTSRSPDDMTAFNRETIKLFADLRGR, from the coding sequence ATGGCAAGCGACACGCTAAAGGGTTTGAACGTGGCGATACTCGTCACCGACGGTTTCGAGGAAGTCGAAATGACCGAGCCTCGCAAGGCACTCGACGAGGCAGGCGCCAAGACCAGCCTCATCTCGCCCAAGCCGCAAAATGTCCGTGCCTGGGACTTCACTGACTGGAGCAACAGCTACCCGGTTGATGTACCACTCGCTTCCGCCAATCCCCAGGACTACGACGCGCTACTCCTGCCCGGCGGCGTCATCAACCCGGACACGCTGCGTGCGGACGCCAAAGCCGTGGCGTTCGCCAAAGCGTTCTTCGACGCCAAAAAGCCTGTTGCCTCGATCTGCCATGGGCCGTGGACAATCATCGAAACCGGCGCAGCGAGCGGCCGCCGCATGACCTCATGGCCGTCGCTCGCGACCGATCTCAAGAACGCCGGCGCCAATTGGGTCGACGAAGAGGTCGTCGTTGACCAAGGCCTCGTCACGAGCCGTAGCCCCGACGACATGACCGCTTTCAACCGTGAAACCATAAAACTGTTCGCGGACCTTCGAGGACGGTAA